The DNA region ATACCAGTGCTTTGGGAGCTAAGCAAGAGCGTGAGTTTACCTTACATCAAAGATATCGAAGGCTCGCTTGTTTATATTGCTTTAATAATTAGCATCGGTGGTCTTATTATTTCGTGGTTTGTGGGCATTAAACTCCCACATATCGAGTATAACAACCAAAAAGCAGAAGCGGCGTTTAGAAAAGAGCTAGTTTATGGCGAAGATGATAAGTCTAAATTTTGCCAGCCAAACGTCATGTTAGAGCTTTTTACGGGAGTAAAGTTAAATTATTACAAACTATTTTTGCACTATGGCTACTTTAACCTTTGGCTCATCTCTTTTTCACAAATTCTTGTCATCGTGCCTTATATTATCATGGGAAATGGCCTATTTAGCGGTGTTATAACGCTTGGTGTACTTATACAAGCTAGCAACGCTTTTTCTCAAGTTAGAGAGAGCTTTAGCGTCTTTATCGACAACTGGACGACAATAACAGAGCTAAGATCTGTAAATAAACGTTTGAGAGAGTTTGAGAGAAATATAAACTACAAAGCGTAGGGGTTAAATTTACATACCAAATAAACTCTAGTAAATTTTAAAATTTCATTAGCGAGTAATTTTGGCTCTAAAATTTGAGCTAAGCTATAAGCGAAGCCAAATTTTAGTAGTCAATTCTTGCGAGTGAATGAGATTTTAAAATTTGCAAAATAGCTTTATTAAATTCGTAAATTTCTTTTTATTTAAAAGGGAGACAAGGGGACTTGAATTACGAAGCCGTCCCCTTATCCCCCTTTTTAAATCCCCTAAACCCCTCGCACGTTAGGAGTGGCATGCAATCGTGCTGGCGCACTGCATGCGTTTTATTTTAGAAAATTTCTGACAAATTTTAAAATTTCATGAACGAGTAATTTCGGCTCTAAAATTTGAGCTAAGCTATAAGCGAAGCCAAATTTTAGTAGTCAATTCTTGCGAGTGAATGAGATTTTAAAATTTGCAAAAAAGCAAATTACTATTTTTGATATCACAAAAATTAAATTTCTCTCATCGTTTAACAATGTATATCCAACTCAGGCTATAATACGCAAAATTTTAGTCCAAAAAGAATAAAAATGAAAAAATTTTTACTTACATTGTTAGCGACTAGTTTGCTCTTTACTGGCTGCTCAAGCGTTACAAAAGCGGGCGTTGTTGGTGCTGATCGTAAGCAATTTATGTTAGTCTCATCAGAAGCTATGGAGCAAAGCTCAGCCCAAGCCTATGTCAAGACGCTAACAGCTGCTAGAAGCAAAGGCGAGCTAAATGTTGATCCGATCCTTACAAAAAGAGTTCAAGATATCGCTAAAAGACTCATCGCCCAAACTGGTGTTTTTAGAGATGACGCTCTAAAATGGAAGTGGCAAGTAAATGTCATTAATGAAGATACGCTAAATGCTTGGTGTATGCCAGGTGGCAGGATAGTCGTTTATAGTGGCATCATAAAAAGGCTAAATTTAACAGATGCGCAGCTAGCTGCGGTCATGGGGCACGAGATCGCACACGCTCTTAGGGAGCACAGCAGAGAACAAGCAAGTGCTGATCAGATGAAAAGCATAGGCATCTTTGCAATAGCCACAGCTACTGGCCTTGGCGATCTTGGAGCTAATGCTCTAAATTTAGCTAGCGAATACACCATATCTCTGCCGTTTTCTCGCTCGCATGAGACTGAAGCCGATCACATCGGTACTGAGCTAATGGCAAGAGCCGGATACGATCCAAAAGAAGCAGTCGAAGTCTGGGTAAAAATGAGCAAGATAAGTGGTGGAAAGGTGCCTGAAATTTTAAGCACTCACCCATCAAACGAGAGCAGGATAAAAGATCTAAAAGAGATCGCAGCAAAGCTTGAGCCGATCTATCAAGCAGCCAAAAAAGGCTAGGCTTCAAAAAATTTGAGCGATCTTGAAATAGTTGCTCAAATTTATAACTAGTACATTTTAAAAAACTACGACTGCTGATATTCGGCTAGTTAGCAAGAGTCTTGGTTTAAAGCCCATAACAACTCTCACCTAATCTTTGTCTATAAAGAAAATGGTGAAATTTTAGGCTACTGCTCACTAAGTGACTTTAATCCTAAAATCGCTTACGATATAAGCGTAGAGATAAGCATCTATGTCGCTAAAAAGACTCTTGACATGGGTATTGGTAAGCAGCTTTTAAGTCAAAGTCTAGATGAGGCAAAGAGGCTAAATTTAAAAAATTATCACTCTAATATTTAGTGAAAACAAAGCAAGTCCTAAGATGTTTTTAGAATTTAGCTTTGAAAAATGGAGTGAACTGCCTGGCATTTGCCTGATGGATAATGAGTACAAAAATGTCGTTATCTTGGGGCTAAACTTTAAAAACCAAGCATTAAGCAAATAAAGATATAATCACCTTCATCTTGGGTAGATGTCCGAGCGGTTTAAGGAGCACGCCTGGAACGCGTGTGTGGGGCAACTCACCGAGAGTTCGAATCTCTCTCTACCCGCCACCATATCAAGAAACACACAGAATTAATAAGCAAATTACAGCAACAAAATTTCGATTTTAACAATAATTTAAAGCATTATCTCATAAACTTATGGCAATAAAAAGAAACAAAAAGCAAGTAACAGTAAAGACTTTTTAGCTGATTTTTGGCTGATTGCCTTTAAAAAAAGTAGCTAAAAAAATAAAAATAGTCAGCCAAAGGGGTATAAAATGCCTAAACTATCACGCCAACTCACGATCACGCAGTTTAAAAATCTCAAAGCAAAAGAGAAGCCATATTTTGTCAGCGACGGCGATAATTTGCTAATTAAAATAATGCCAAACGGCACAAAATTTTTCATATATGAGTTTCGAGAAAATGGTAAGCGCCACCGCCTAACACTGGGCAAATATGATGAAATAAGCCTAAGCGAAGCAAGAGATAAAAGAAACGAGCTAAGATTAAAACTCAATCAAGGCGAGAGCCTAACACAAACAGCAGAAAAAACAAAATTTAAAGCAGTATTTGAAGCGTGGTATAAAACAAAAAGTAAGTTGAGTGAGAAGCAGCAGTTTTGGATGAAAAGGCGGTTTGAAACATTGCTATTGCCAAAGCTTGGCGAAATGGATATAAAAGATATAAGCAGAAAAGACATAATATTTGCCATTAGCCCACTACTCGAGGATGAAAAACTAGAAACAGCCGATAGAGTGCTAAGCATATTAAATGGCTTTTTCAAATATGCTCTATTACACGAGTATGTAGATCACAACATAATAGCGGATATTGACAAAAAAACTCTACTAGGGCGTAGAGAAGTGAAACATTTTGCATACTTAAAAAATGATGATGAGATAAGAGCCGTATTAATGGCGATAAGAGATTATTTTGGAGACATAAGAGTAAAAACGTGTGCGATATTTCAACTATATACCGCGGTAAGAGGGCAAAACGCTAGGAATGCCAAGTGGTCGCAGATAGATTTTGAAAATTGCCTTTGGCGTATCCCAGCAGACGAGATGAAAATGGCAAAGCCCCACGAAGTGTTTTTAAGCAAAAGTGTAATCAACCTATTAAAAACATATCGTGAGTGCCTGCCGTTAAAAAGTGAGTTAATTTTTCCGTCCATAAAATCAAACGTCGCTCCGCTAAGCGATAATACTATCCGCATAATGCTTAGAAATTTAGGCTTTAACAAAGAGATGGTAACGCCACACGGCTTTAGGGCTACATTTAGCACAGTCGCCAACGAAAATATAGATAAGCACGGCTGTAATAGTGATGTTATCGAGCTTTGCCTCGCACACGTTGAGAGTAACAAGGTTAAAGAGGCATACAATCACGCCAAAAACCTAAAAGCAAGAGCTAAGCTTATGCAGTGGTGGAGTGATTATTTAGATAGCTTGGGTGGCTTTGCCTGATTTGTAGGCACGTATAGATTTTAGGGAGTAATAAATTACTCTGG from Campylobacter concisus includes:
- a CDS encoding putative transporter, producing MFSSFFKDKKWALWAYGGAIFIILLLVYQTHLNVRINEWYKNFYDIVQNSKDHDVSEFWREIFNFIKIAMPYVVTYTVISFFASHWVFRWREAMTFRYLKFWQNCKSDIEGSSQRIQEDVYRFAKIMESLGVQVLRAIMTLIAFIPVLWELSKSVSLPYIKDIEGSLVYIALIISIGGLIISWFVGIKLPHIEYNNQKAEAAFRKELVYGEDDKSKFCQPNVMLELFTGVKLNYYKLFLHYGYFNLWLISFSQILVIVPYIIMGNGLFSGVITLGVLIQASNAFSQVRESFSVFIDNWTTITELRSVNKRLREFERNINYKA
- a CDS encoding M48 family metallopeptidase, with the translated sequence MKKFLLTLLATSLLFTGCSSVTKAGVVGADRKQFMLVSSEAMEQSSAQAYVKTLTAARSKGELNVDPILTKRVQDIAKRLIAQTGVFRDDALKWKWQVNVINEDTLNAWCMPGGRIVVYSGIIKRLNLTDAQLAAVMGHEIAHALREHSREQASADQMKSIGIFAIATATGLGDLGANALNLASEYTISLPFSRSHETEADHIGTELMARAGYDPKEAVEVWVKMSKISGGKVPEILSTHPSNESRIKDLKEIAAKLEPIYQAAKKG
- a CDS encoding GNAT family N-acetyltransferase, which translates into the protein MLGYCSLSDFNPKIAYDISVEISIYVAKKTLDMGIGKQLLSQSLDEAKRLNLKNYHSNI
- a CDS encoding tyrosine-type recombinase/integrase; translation: MPKLSRQLTITQFKNLKAKEKPYFVSDGDNLLIKIMPNGTKFFIYEFRENGKRHRLTLGKYDEISLSEARDKRNELRLKLNQGESLTQTAEKTKFKAVFEAWYKTKSKLSEKQQFWMKRRFETLLLPKLGEMDIKDISRKDIIFAISPLLEDEKLETADRVLSILNGFFKYALLHEYVDHNIIADIDKKTLLGRREVKHFAYLKNDDEIRAVLMAIRDYFGDIRVKTCAIFQLYTAVRGQNARNAKWSQIDFENCLWRIPADEMKMAKPHEVFLSKSVINLLKTYRECLPLKSELIFPSIKSNVAPLSDNTIRIMLRNLGFNKEMVTPHGFRATFSTVANENIDKHGCNSDVIELCLAHVESNKVKEAYNHAKNLKARAKLMQWWSDYLDSLGGFA